A stretch of Triticum aestivum cultivar Chinese Spring chromosome 1D, IWGSC CS RefSeq v2.1, whole genome shotgun sequence DNA encodes these proteins:
- the LOC123161140 gene encoding putative two-component response regulator ARR19 yields the protein MNDSTLTRENIASHLQKHRMNIDPLRRGNPKTKHQKLTPPQASLSSSPNLSQQQASPTMMQPLSSSNFSETYITQGVVCMNHNMNVQPMVKPPPISDMQDSHSVMYMQSFKDSTFCQTECVFSDLESKDMYTRDNKSKQNSTWCPDNSDISEILDKDPKPSWDVKYLFYNGD from the exons ATGAATGACTCTACACTAACTAGAGAGAACATTGCCAGCCACCTTCAG AAACATAGGATGAACATCGATCCTCTTCGTAGGGGCAATCCTAAAACAAAGCATCAGAAATTAACACCTCCCCAAGCATCATTGTCGTCATCTCCGAACTTGTCTCAGCAACAG GCTTCTCCTACAATGATGCAACCTTTGTCTAGTTCAAACTTTTCAGAGACTTATATAACACAAGGAGTTGTTTGCATGAACCATAATATGAATGTCCAGCCAATGGTCAAACCTCCCCCAATTAGTGACATGCAAGACAGTCATTCAGTGATGTACATGCAATCATTTAAGG ATTCCACTTTTTGTCAAACAGAATGTGTGTTCTCGGATCTAGAGTCGAAAGATATGTACACTAGAGATAATAAATCTAAACAAAATAGCACGTGGTGTCCTGATAATTCAGATATTAGCGAGATTTTG GATAAAGATCCTAAGCCTTCATGGGATGTAAAGTATCTCTTCTACAATGGTGACTAA